In Candidatus Campbellbacteria bacterium, the following are encoded in one genomic region:
- the nusA gene encoding transcription termination factor NusA, with amino-acid sequence MFDLKVINSVLTELEEERGIPRASVLEAIESALATAYKKEYGKKGQIIRAQFNVDSGGVEFFQVKIVVDESTVRVVETDETGEPIEETETNGEEEDERPRYNPEHHIFLEDAKKIKKDAEVGEEIVFPLEKKDDYGRIAAQTAKQVIIQKIREAEKVSVVDEFGEKEGTIVSGTVQRIERGAVFVDLGRTTGIIGWDDQIPGERFRQGERIRALLYLVEESGRGVFLRLSRSHPDFLKELFKAEAPEISTDVVEITAIAREPGSRSKVAVYSNDPNIDPVGSLVGQRGVRVSTVMSELGGEKIDIIEWSDNPHKFIEDALSPASVLSVELDEEEGKAFVEVSTDQQSLAIGKGGQNVRLAARLTGWKIEIHSVGSDEEVEAAPDDTIKGNLENIPGKETAATEETTEEVEEEAIEAESTEEDEEETGAKEETETSSEEETETASEEETASEDAEEEEKKEV; translated from the coding sequence ATGTTTGACCTAAAAGTAATTAATTCGGTACTTACCGAACTCGAAGAAGAAAGGGGTATTCCGCGCGCTAGTGTGTTAGAGGCCATAGAATCGGCTCTAGCTACCGCTTACAAGAAGGAATACGGAAAAAAAGGACAGATCATACGCGCTCAATTTAACGTAGATTCGGGAGGCGTAGAGTTCTTTCAGGTAAAGATCGTGGTTGATGAATCAACCGTACGAGTAGTTGAAACGGATGAAACAGGCGAACCCATCGAGGAGACAGAAACAAACGGCGAGGAAGAAGACGAACGTCCTCGCTACAACCCTGAGCACCATATATTCCTAGAAGACGCTAAAAAGATCAAAAAGGATGCCGAAGTAGGAGAAGAAATTGTCTTTCCTTTGGAGAAAAAAGACGACTACGGACGCATAGCGGCTCAAACCGCAAAGCAAGTGATCATTCAAAAAATTCGCGAAGCTGAGAAGGTCTCGGTTGTAGACGAATTCGGAGAAAAAGAAGGAACTATCGTCTCAGGAACCGTACAGCGCATTGAGCGCGGGGCAGTTTTCGTTGACCTCGGAAGAACCACCGGTATCATCGGTTGGGATGATCAGATACCCGGAGAAAGATTCCGACAGGGCGAGAGAATACGCGCCCTCCTCTATTTGGTAGAAGAAAGCGGACGCGGAGTATTTTTGCGCCTTTCACGTTCTCACCCTGATTTTCTAAAAGAATTGTTCAAGGCAGAGGCCCCCGAGATCTCAACGGACGTGGTCGAGATCACGGCTATCGCGAGAGAACCGGGTTCGCGCTCCAAGGTCGCCGTATACTCCAACGACCCAAACATTGATCCCGTCGGCTCACTCGTAGGACAACGAGGTGTACGAGTTTCAACAGTTATGTCCGAGCTGGGCGGAGAGAAGATAGACATTATCGAATGGTCTGACAATCCGCACAAGTTCATTGAAGACGCGCTTTCCCCTGCTTCAGTTTTGTCGGTAGAGCTGGACGAAGAAGAAGGCAAGGCCTTTGTCGAAGTTAGCACCGACCAACAATCTCTAGCCATCGGTAAAGGAGGTCAAAATGTTCGCTTGGCGGCAAGACTTACGGGTTGGAAGATCGAAATACACTCCGTAGGAAGTGACGAAGAAGTTGAAGCTGCCCCAGACGACACAATAAAGGGCAACCTTGAGAACATTCCCGGCAAAGAAACAGCAGCGACAGAGGAGACAACAGAGGAAGTCGAGGAAGAAGCCATCGAGGCCGAAAGCACCGAAGAAGACGAAGAAGAGACAGGAGCAAAAGAAGAAACCGAAACTTCATCAGAAGAAGAGACAGAAACAGCTAGCGAGGAAGAGACGGCTTCCGAGGACGCGGAGGAAGAAGAAAAGAAAGAGGTGTAG
- a CDS encoding cupredoxin domain-containing protein — translation MNGKSILIIVLLLAVVGIIWLAASGDEQDGDNDQDNEEQVETNGETDEDPESEGSNDDSEVEGEQNGEDETSVDDEEGEEETVITFTDNGFDPEEVTVSVGESVVWVNESSEGMWPASNVHPTHEIYSEFDALGEIPPGEGWEFTFEEAGDWGFHDHLSPQFEGVVHVTE, via the coding sequence ATGAATGGAAAAAGTATTTTAATTATTGTTCTTCTGTTAGCTGTAGTTGGGATCATCTGGCTTGCCGCCTCCGGCGATGAGCAAGACGGTGACAACGATCAGGATAACGAGGAGCAAGTAGAAACAAACGGTGAGACAGACGAAGACCCTGAGTCAGAGGGGAGTAATGACGACTCAGAGGTAGAAGGAGAGCAGAATGGTGAAGATGAAACCTCGGTTGATGACGAAGAAGGCGAGGAAGAAACCGTGATCACGTTTACGGACAATGGATTTGATCCCGAAGAAGTGACGGTCTCTGTGGGCGAGAGCGTTGTGTGGGTCAATGAGTCCAGTGAAGGAATGTGGCCTGCTTCAAATGTACATCCAACCCACGAGATATATTCCGAGTTTGATGCTTTAGGTGAAATTCCACCAGGAGAAGGCTGGGAGTTCACATTTGAAGAAGCCGGAGATTGGGGATTTCACGATCATCTGAGTCCGCAATTTGAGGGCGTAGTACACGTCACTGAATAG
- a CDS encoding tetratricopeptide repeat protein produces MRLAHEEQYNNDADASVTDEFAEEAIRSLETAVERDPQDHESLFYLGYIHLFMRDNWERAAPYLERAYDLDPKDPEYLIGMGWVHSQNAEESLEDAQTAVTYYEESIEISPMPLAYNGLGHVLSNGINDQIRAIESLEQAIELDPSYVSPYHNLALAHARLGEKEKALEYYEGVYELTGENDTRRDELREELLAIDTINIQDDELAQ; encoded by the coding sequence TTGAGATTGGCTCATGAGGAGCAGTACAATAATGATGCAGACGCCTCAGTTACAGACGAATTCGCAGAAGAAGCAATACGTAGCCTTGAAACAGCCGTAGAGCGTGACCCACAGGATCATGAAAGTTTGTTCTACCTCGGATACATTCACCTGTTTATGCGTGATAACTGGGAGAGGGCAGCCCCGTACTTAGAACGAGCATACGACCTTGATCCAAAAGACCCCGAGTATCTCATCGGTATGGGGTGGGTACATAGTCAAAATGCCGAAGAGTCGCTTGAGGATGCCCAGACAGCCGTAACGTACTACGAGGAGTCCATCGAGATCTCCCCGATGCCTTTGGCGTATAACGGACTCGGCCACGTACTGAGTAACGGTATAAACGACCAAATACGCGCAATAGAAAGCCTCGAGCAGGCGATAGAGCTCGATCCTTCTTACGTTTCTCCTTACCACAATCTTGCACTTGCTCACGCTCGACTGGGAGAGAAAGAGAAGGCACTTGAATATTACGAGGGAGTCTATGAGCTCACGGGCGAGAATGATACGCGGAGAGACGAATTACGTGAAGAGTTGTTAGCAATAGACACTATAAATATACAAGATGATGAATTGGCGCAATAA
- a CDS encoding CAP domain-containing protein: MNYHPILGKVARERAEDMAENGYYGGEDYGLPYPPHVDHDGFGPNYYICKAGYIIDPWICEEAEEDPFINTVESIGWGSGSSRSSPQDQLNGWLNSPGHRRHVLATSGPHEVASTNYGIGHAATGDSPDRPGRSASFWVFIAAPPPESSE; this comes from the coding sequence ATGAATTATCATCCCATCCTGGGTAAGGTAGCGCGAGAACGAGCTGAGGACATGGCTGAAAATGGCTACTACGGAGGAGAGGACTATGGTCTTCCATACCCTCCTCACGTTGACCACGACGGCTTTGGCCCCAATTACTACATTTGCAAAGCGGGCTACATCATAGATCCTTGGATCTGTGAGGAGGCTGAAGAAGACCCGTTCATCAATACGGTTGAGTCGATTGGTTGGGGTTCGGGTAGTTCAAGGAGTTCCCCTCAAGATCAACTGAACGGTTGGTTAAATTCACCGGGTCATCGCCGGCACGTATTGGCTACTTCAGGCCCCCACGAAGTTGCGTCCACCAACTACGGCATAGGCCACGCCGCGACCGGTGATAGCCCCGACCGTCCTGGCAGATCAGCCAGTTTCTGGGTGTTCATTGCCGCACCTCCGCCTGAGTCGAGTGAATAG